One genomic segment of Actinoplanes ianthinogenes includes these proteins:
- a CDS encoding SDR family oxidoreductase, producing MSRSVLVTGAGRGIGLAVARAFAAAGDRVTATYRTAPPPGDLFGVECEVTDTASVHRAFTAAERRHGPVEVVVANAGMTRDGLLARMSDDDFTTVVDTNLTGAYRVARRAAPAMVDAGWGRLVFVSSSVALSGEAGQVNYAASKSALIGLARSLTRELAPHGITANVVAPGYTETEMAAAVGERRRTAWLAQIPAGRAATPAEVAAAVRYVAGADAGYVTGAVIPVDGGAGMGH from the coding sequence ATGAGCCGATCCGTCCTGGTCACCGGCGCCGGCCGCGGCATCGGGCTGGCCGTCGCCCGCGCGTTCGCCGCGGCCGGCGACCGGGTGACCGCCACCTACCGCACCGCGCCGCCGCCGGGCGACCTGTTCGGCGTCGAGTGCGAGGTGACCGACACCGCCTCCGTGCACCGTGCCTTCACCGCGGCGGAGCGGCGGCACGGCCCGGTCGAGGTGGTCGTGGCGAACGCCGGGATGACCCGGGACGGGCTGCTGGCACGCATGAGCGACGACGACTTCACCACGGTGGTCGACACCAACCTGACCGGCGCGTACCGGGTGGCCCGGCGGGCCGCGCCGGCGATGGTGGACGCCGGCTGGGGGCGGCTGGTGTTCGTGTCGTCCTCGGTGGCGCTGTCCGGCGAGGCCGGACAGGTCAACTACGCGGCCTCGAAATCCGCGCTGATCGGCCTGGCCCGTTCGCTGACCCGGGAACTCGCGCCGCACGGCATCACCGCCAACGTGGTCGCCCCGGGATACACCGAGACCGAGATGGCCGCCGCGGTCGGCGAACGGCGCCGCACCGCCTGGCTCGCCCAGATACCGGCGGGTCGCGCCGCGACGCCGGCCGAGGTGGCCGCGGCCGTCCGGTACGTCGCCGGAGCGGA
- a CDS encoding MFS transporter: protein MPLPQSAATPRPAPAPIWRAPGLARLFGSLTISQLGGAVTGVALPIFLLDRFGMGLEFGLTLAVRLIPNILLGTVVAEVVRRRDARVVAVLASVASALIAIAIPFAGALWQIQVLSFLIGLTSMFLAPARLALRTRVTPEGRELAANGLIVTAQRVASLLGPLVAGPILVLTDIATLFFVEGVMALIAAALLLGPFPASKDVPEPDAEPRAKLGGSPPALLRRLFVTNPRDLFAMVRGDGMVLGLTLTAFTYVFVVGLNSVFVPAFAHIRFPEIDGMFGYLIAALGLGGAAGGLLAGRLVRFNPGLMYILGNVLEAVCWLFLLLAHQPAVAIGILVVGGILESVATAVYMAEVQARFTERELTHYYSMLLPTNDLFVLLGATLAGLLVAPGRLGVSVALIAFMMAVPILLLTRTFFTPRPARSEDRRPETVASLA, encoded by the coding sequence GGTGACCGGCGTGGCACTGCCGATCTTCCTGCTGGACCGGTTCGGGATGGGTCTCGAGTTCGGTCTCACCCTCGCGGTCCGGCTGATCCCGAACATCCTGCTCGGCACCGTGGTGGCCGAGGTCGTCAGGCGCCGGGACGCCCGGGTCGTCGCCGTGCTCGCCTCGGTGGCCAGCGCCCTGATCGCGATCGCCATTCCGTTCGCCGGCGCGCTCTGGCAGATCCAGGTGCTGTCCTTCCTGATCGGTCTGACCTCGATGTTCCTGGCGCCGGCCCGGCTGGCGCTGCGGACGCGGGTGACGCCCGAGGGCCGCGAGCTGGCCGCGAACGGGCTGATCGTCACGGCCCAGCGGGTCGCCTCGCTGCTCGGCCCGCTGGTGGCCGGCCCGATCCTGGTGCTCACCGACATCGCCACCCTCTTCTTCGTCGAGGGGGTGATGGCGTTGATCGCGGCGGCCCTGCTGCTCGGGCCGTTCCCCGCGTCGAAGGACGTGCCGGAGCCGGACGCGGAACCCCGGGCGAAGCTCGGCGGATCACCGCCGGCCCTGCTGCGCAGGCTGTTCGTGACCAATCCCCGGGACCTGTTCGCGATGGTGCGCGGGGACGGCATGGTTCTCGGCCTGACGCTCACCGCCTTCACCTACGTGTTCGTCGTCGGCCTCAATTCGGTATTCGTTCCGGCATTCGCGCACATCCGATTCCCGGAGATCGACGGAATGTTCGGATACCTCATCGCCGCACTGGGCCTCGGTGGGGCGGCCGGTGGGCTCCTGGCGGGCCGGCTGGTGCGATTCAACCCGGGTCTCATGTACATTCTCGGAAATGTTCTCGAGGCGGTGTGCTGGCTGTTTCTGCTGCTCGCCCACCAGCCCGCCGTGGCCATCGGCATTCTCGTGGTGGGCGGCATTCTGGAATCGGTCGCGACGGCGGTCTACATGGCCGAGGTGCAGGCCCGGTTCACCGAGCGCGAGCTGACCCACTACTACTCGATGCTGCTGCCGACCAACGACCTGTTCGTGCTGCTCGGCGCGACGCTGGCCGGCCTGCTGGTGGCACCGGGCCGGCTGGGGGTCTCGGTCGCGCTGATCGCCTTCATGATGGCGGTGCCGATCCTGCTGCTCACCCGCACGTTCTTCACCCCGCGCCCGGCGCGGAGTGAAGACCGCCGGCCCGAGACCGTCGCGAGCCTGGCATGA